From the genome of Tepidamorphus gemmatus, one region includes:
- the eno gene encoding phosphopyruvate hydratase: MTAIVDIVGREILDSRGNPTVEVDVVLEDGTIGRAAVPSGASTGAHEAVEVRDGGPRYLGKGVRGAVDAVNGEIFDALSGMDAEEQVQIDAAMIALDGTPNKSRLGANAILGVSLATARAAAEATGLPLYRYVGGVGARVLPVPMMNILNGGAHADNPIDIQEFMIMPVGAASFSEGLRMGAEIFHALKGALKKAGHNTNVGDEGGFAPNIASARAALDFILEAVEVTGLKPGNDIVLALDVAATEFFRDGRYHMTGEGRTLDPEHMVAYLAELVDAYPIVSIEDGMAEDDWRGWKMLTETIGERCQLVGDDLFVTNTARLSTGIKEGVANALLVKVNQIGSLTETLDAVEMAHRAAYRAVMSHRSGETEDSTIADLAVATNCGQIKTGSLARSDRLAKYNQLLRIEEELGATAKYAGRSALRG, encoded by the coding sequence ATGACAGCCATCGTCGACATCGTCGGACGTGAGATCCTCGACAGCCGCGGCAATCCGACCGTGGAAGTCGATGTCGTTCTCGAGGATGGGACGATCGGCCGCGCCGCGGTCCCTTCGGGCGCCTCGACAGGGGCGCACGAGGCGGTGGAGGTGCGCGATGGCGGGCCACGCTATCTGGGCAAGGGCGTTCGCGGCGCGGTCGATGCGGTCAATGGCGAGATCTTCGACGCCTTGTCGGGCATGGATGCCGAGGAGCAGGTGCAGATCGACGCGGCGATGATCGCCCTGGACGGCACACCCAACAAGAGCCGCCTCGGCGCCAACGCCATCCTCGGCGTGTCGCTTGCGACGGCGCGGGCGGCGGCCGAGGCGACCGGGCTTCCGCTCTACCGCTATGTCGGCGGCGTCGGAGCACGCGTCCTGCCGGTGCCGATGATGAACATCCTGAACGGTGGCGCCCATGCCGATAACCCGATCGACATTCAGGAATTCATGATCATGCCGGTCGGCGCCGCGTCCTTCTCCGAGGGCCTGCGGATGGGGGCGGAAATCTTCCATGCGCTGAAGGGCGCATTGAAGAAGGCCGGTCACAACACCAATGTCGGTGACGAGGGCGGTTTCGCGCCGAACATCGCGTCCGCTCGCGCCGCGCTCGACTTCATTCTCGAGGCGGTGGAGGTCACCGGCCTGAAGCCCGGCAACGACATCGTGCTGGCCCTCGACGTCGCTGCGACGGAGTTCTTCAGGGACGGCAGGTATCACATGACAGGCGAAGGCAGGACCCTGGATCCCGAGCACATGGTCGCCTACCTGGCCGAACTCGTCGACGCCTATCCGATCGTTTCGATCGAGGACGGGATGGCGGAGGATGACTGGCGCGGCTGGAAGATGCTGACCGAAACCATCGGCGAGCGCTGCCAGCTCGTCGGCGACGATCTGTTCGTTACAAACACCGCGCGCCTGTCGACCGGCATCAAGGAGGGTGTTGCCAATGCGCTTCTGGTCAAGGTGAACCAGATCGGCTCGCTGACCGAAACGCTCGACGCCGTCGAGATGGCGCATCGCGCCGCCTATCGCGCGGTGATGTCGCACCGTTCGGGTGAAACCGAGGATTCGACCATCGCGGACCTGGCGGTGGCCACGAACTGCGGGCAGATCAAGACCGGCTCCCT
- the queF gene encoding preQ(1) synthase, which produces MTSPDSPMQLGRPVPVPESPDVAGLDRVPNPHADTDYVARFTCPEFTSLCPVTGQPDFAHLVIDYVPDQWLVESKSLKLFLASFRNHAAFHEDCTVAIGRRLASRLQPRWLRIGGYWYPRGGIPIDVFWQTGMAPAGLWIPDQGVAPYRGRG; this is translated from the coding sequence ATGACCAGCCCCGACAGCCCGATGCAGCTTGGCCGACCCGTCCCGGTTCCGGAGTCACCGGACGTGGCGGGGCTCGACCGCGTGCCCAATCCGCATGCCGACACCGACTATGTGGCGCGATTCACCTGTCCGGAGTTCACCTCGCTGTGCCCGGTGACGGGTCAGCCCGATTTCGCGCATCTCGTGATCGACTATGTGCCCGATCAGTGGCTCGTTGAGTCGAAGTCGCTGAAACTGTTCCTTGCCTCATTCCGCAATCACGCCGCCTTTCACGAGGACTGCACCGTCGCGATCGGCCGGCGGCTTGCCAGCAGGCTACAGCCGCGCTGGCTCAGGATCGGCGGCTACTGGTATCCGCGCGGGGGTATTCCGATCGACGTGTTCTGGCAGACCGGGATGGCGCCAGCGGGGCTGTGGATTCCCGACCAGGGTGTTGCGCCCTATCGCGGACGCGGCTGA
- a CDS encoding sugar transferase — protein sequence MPADLTKRAFDILASAIGLVVLSPVLLAIGLAIRLESGPPVLFRQTRVGRGGALFTIHKFRTMRPAAGSRITAAGDPRVTRVGAFLRRTKLDELPQLWDILRGVMSFVGPRPEVPDMLAYYPPGDRAKLLSVRPGITDLATLEFRDEEAILAGANDVERAYLEEVVPRKLALATRYVDSRSFTLDMQILARTLAALVRRPPDQPRPR from the coding sequence ATGCCCGCCGACCTGACGAAACGGGCCTTCGACATTCTCGCCAGTGCCATCGGCCTCGTGGTGCTGTCGCCGGTCCTGCTGGCGATCGGCCTCGCGATCAGGCTTGAGTCAGGTCCTCCCGTCCTGTTCCGGCAGACACGGGTTGGTCGGGGCGGCGCCCTGTTCACCATACACAAGTTCCGCACCATGCGGCCGGCAGCTGGCAGCCGGATCACCGCCGCCGGCGATCCCCGCGTTACAAGGGTCGGCGCGTTTCTGAGGCGCACCAAGCTCGACGAGCTCCCGCAACTCTGGGACATCCTGCGCGGCGTCATGTCGTTCGTCGGACCCCGTCCGGAGGTCCCCGACATGCTGGCCTATTATCCGCCCGGCGATCGGGCGAAGCTGCTCTCGGTTCGGCCCGGCATCACCGACCTGGCAACACTGGAATTCCGTGACGAGGAGGCAATTCTGGCGGGCGCTAACGATGTCGAGCGCGCCTATCTCGAAGAGGTCGTGCCGCGCAAGCTGGCGCTCGCGACACGCTATGTCGATTCCCGCAGCTTCACACTCGACATGCAGATCCTCGCCCGAACGCTCGCGGCGCTGGTCAGGCGGCCGCCGGATCAGCCGCGTCCGCGATAG
- a CDS encoding sulfotransferase family protein, which translates to MHEDVRRDFIVVLGPARSGTSLLRDLIGCHPAATAIPFDVNHVWRLGNERHPDDALSPDLATPQVRLRIRRRLLALARRSAGAAHWPEVRLVAEKTVGNALRPHFVDAVLGGPRYVRIVRDPRQTIASTVASWKASPSLRHLVRKLRFFGPGEVGYAGWYVANALAGMIRHRRGVKVWGARYPGIDSDIERLDLESVCARQWLAAIDSMDAFFATLPPERGLSVRYEDIVADPASLERVWAFAGLPDDGLSRRLHAEIVSAAPLHSASLPGGMADGLMAAVYARMAAFGYD; encoded by the coding sequence ATGCACGAGGACGTCCGCCGCGACTTCATTGTCGTCCTGGGTCCGGCCCGCTCGGGCACCTCGCTGCTGCGTGACCTGATCGGCTGCCATCCCGCCGCGACCGCAATTCCCTTCGACGTCAATCACGTCTGGCGGCTCGGCAACGAGCGCCACCCCGACGATGCCCTGTCCCCCGACCTCGCCACACCGCAGGTACGACTGCGCATCCGCCGCCGGCTGCTTGCTCTGGCGCGCCGCAGCGCCGGCGCCGCACATTGGCCGGAGGTGCGACTTGTGGCCGAGAAGACTGTCGGCAATGCGTTGCGTCCGCATTTCGTCGACGCGGTGCTGGGCGGGCCGCGTTACGTGCGGATCGTGCGCGATCCCCGGCAGACCATCGCCTCGACGGTCGCCTCGTGGAAGGCGTCGCCGAGCCTGCGTCATCTGGTCCGCAAGTTGCGCTTCTTCGGACCCGGCGAGGTCGGCTATGCCGGTTGGTATGTCGCGAATGCGCTTGCTGGGATGATCCGCCATCGCCGGGGCGTGAAGGTCTGGGGCGCGCGCTATCCGGGTATTGACAGCGACATCGAGCGGCTGGACCTCGAGTCGGTCTGCGCCCGCCAGTGGCTCGCCGCGATCGACTCCATGGACGCCTTCTTCGCGACGCTGCCGCCAGAGCGGGGACTGTCGGTCCGCTACGAGGACATCGTTGCCGACCCCGCATCGCTGGAACGGGTCTGGGCCTTCGCCGGGCTTCCAGATGACGGTCTGTCGCGGCGTCTGCACGCCGAGATCGTCTCGGCAGCCCCCCTGCACTCGGCAAGCCTTCCCGGCGGCATGGCGGATGGGCTGATGGCAGCGGTGTACGCGCGGATGGCCGCGTTCGGCTATGACTGA
- a CDS encoding DegT/DnrJ/EryC1/StrS family aminotransferase — MSGFVPVPFFRPSIGEEEIDEVVATLRSGWLTTGERARRFEAAFSDYIGSGVEAIAVNSATAGLHLALEALGIGPGDEVIVPDLTFTATAEVVRYLGAEVRLVDVDPVTLCLTPEAFAAAVGPRTRAVIPVHYGGLACDLDGIAAVAAQYGIDVVEDAAHALPTRWRGRLIGSHGTAASVFSFYANKTITTGEGGMLVTPRRELAARAKVMRLHGIDRDAFDRYRHPGHGWRYDIVAPGFKYNLSDLAAAVGLRQLAKADALRDRREAIAGTYLEAFADLPLRLPVRGEQGGHAWHLFAVRLDPSAPIDRDGFIAALAERGIGSSMHYAPLHRMTYWRERYGLAAEDYPVSEEAFRSLVTLPLFPDMRDEEIQSVIAAVREALDGRG; from the coding sequence ATGTCCGGATTTGTCCCGGTTCCCTTCTTCCGACCGTCGATCGGCGAGGAGGAGATCGACGAGGTGGTCGCGACCCTGCGCAGCGGCTGGCTGACGACCGGCGAGCGCGCCCGCCGGTTCGAGGCCGCATTCTCGGATTATATCGGCAGCGGAGTCGAAGCCATCGCGGTCAACTCGGCCACCGCCGGCCTGCATCTGGCACTCGAGGCCCTCGGCATCGGCCCCGGCGACGAGGTCATCGTGCCCGACCTGACATTCACCGCGACGGCCGAGGTCGTGCGCTATCTCGGCGCAGAGGTTCGTCTGGTCGATGTCGATCCGGTGACCCTGTGTCTCACGCCGGAGGCATTCGCGGCGGCCGTCGGTCCCAGGACCCGCGCCGTGATACCGGTTCATTACGGCGGGCTTGCCTGCGATCTGGACGGAATCGCGGCCGTGGCCGCACAATACGGTATCGACGTGGTCGAGGATGCCGCGCACGCGCTTCCCACACGCTGGCGCGGCCGCCTGATCGGGAGCCATGGAACCGCGGCCAGCGTGTTCAGCTTCTATGCGAACAAGACCATCACGACCGGTGAGGGTGGAATGCTGGTCACGCCGCGTCGCGAGCTTGCGGCGCGCGCCAAAGTGATGCGGTTGCACGGCATCGACCGCGACGCGTTCGACCGATACCGGCATCCCGGACACGGATGGCGCTACGACATCGTGGCGCCTGGCTTCAAGTACAATCTGTCCGATCTGGCGGCCGCGGTCGGCCTGCGCCAGCTCGCGAAGGCGGACGCCCTCCGCGACCGGCGCGAGGCGATCGCCGGAACCTACCTGGAGGCGTTCGCAGACCTGCCGCTTCGTCTTCCCGTGCGCGGCGAGCAGGGCGGCCATGCCTGGCACCTATTCGCGGTCCGACTGGATCCATCCGCGCCAATCGATCGCGACGGGTTCATCGCCGCGCTGGCCGAGCGCGGCATCGGCAGCAGCATGCACTACGCGCCCCTGCACCGGATGACCTACTGGCGCGAGCGCTATGGCCTTGCCGCCGAGGATTATCCGGTTTCGGAGGAGGCCTTTCGCAGTCTGGTCACGTTGCCGCTGTTTCCGGACATGCGGGACGAGGAAATCCAGTCGGTGATCGCGGCCGTCCGCGAGGCTCTGGACGGGCGCGGATAA
- a CDS encoding O-antigen ligase family protein encodes MVVSALLVFRHIVEDARRWGACFGRRAAAVGPDFLRDATLTTLFFAAPITVIYSSRALPTILLIAAALALTYRTAIRCSRGGPGAMRLATSAIDPRRMPWWVLSTLALIGFATLSTLWSLSPEWTFDQSVKILLILCTVLIIHRCVPPFERETHRIGAALGIALAAIILIVEFTVPGGVFRSYIYGPNPSYLNRSVVTVSLLMWPALALTTGRYRHYIRVGVIVLVIAAVAVSSSKSALLAICAGLLVTSLALISLRTAQIGVIVVGTAAFVAMPLMVKLMSDFAVETGVDEMVDLSSERRLEIWRATAEAALERPLIGWGLESSRMFGLREMPGVNWTIGPIHHPHNPILQIWVELGAIGVVLAAAIMVGVVMAVSALPARRRSFAYGAITATLAVSSVSHGAWQSWWTALLMIMIALFAIGERFPTAPRSI; translated from the coding sequence ATGGTCGTTTCCGCGCTTCTCGTTTTCAGACACATCGTCGAGGATGCGCGCCGCTGGGGCGCCTGCTTCGGCCGCCGGGCTGCGGCCGTCGGGCCTGATTTCCTGCGCGACGCCACCCTGACGACGCTGTTCTTCGCGGCGCCGATCACGGTGATCTACTCCAGCCGAGCCCTGCCGACGATACTGCTCATCGCGGCGGCGCTGGCCCTGACGTACCGGACCGCGATCCGCTGCAGCCGGGGCGGACCTGGCGCGATGCGGCTCGCGACGAGCGCAATCGACCCGCGGCGGATGCCCTGGTGGGTGCTGAGCACTCTTGCCCTGATCGGCTTCGCAACGCTGTCGACGCTGTGGTCGCTGTCCCCGGAGTGGACATTCGATCAGTCGGTCAAGATCCTGCTGATCCTGTGCACCGTGCTCATCATCCACCGATGCGTTCCGCCGTTCGAACGCGAGACGCACCGGATTGGCGCGGCGCTTGGCATCGCTCTGGCGGCGATCATCCTGATCGTCGAGTTCACGGTGCCGGGCGGCGTGTTCCGATCCTACATCTACGGACCCAATCCGTCCTACCTCAACCGATCGGTGGTGACGGTGTCGCTGCTGATGTGGCCGGCGCTGGCGCTGACCACCGGGCGCTATCGCCATTACATCCGCGTCGGCGTGATCGTGCTCGTCATCGCCGCTGTGGCGGTCTCGAGCAGCAAGTCGGCACTGCTCGCGATCTGTGCAGGCCTCCTTGTCACCAGCCTGGCGCTGATCAGCCTGCGGACGGCCCAGATCGGCGTGATCGTCGTCGGGACGGCGGCCTTTGTCGCCATGCCTCTGATGGTCAAGCTCATGTCCGATTTCGCCGTCGAGACGGGCGTCGACGAGATGGTCGATCTCAGCAGCGAACGCCGTCTGGAGATCTGGCGGGCGACGGCGGAAGCGGCACTGGAGCGGCCGCTGATCGGCTGGGGGCTGGAGTCGTCCCGGATGTTCGGGCTGCGCGAGATGCCGGGGGTCAACTGGACGATCGGACCGATCCACCATCCCCACAATCCCATCCTGCAGATCTGGGTCGAACTGGGAGCGATCGGAGTCGTTCTGGCGGCCGCGATCATGGTCGGCGTTGTGATGGCGGTCAGCGCCCTTCCGGCACGACGACGATCCTTCGCCTACGGGGCGATCACCGCGACACTGGCGGTCTCCAGCGTCAGCCACGGCGCATGGCAGAGCTGGTGGACCGCTCTGCTCATGATCATGATAGCCCTGTTCGCGATCGGAGAGCGCTTTCCGACCGCCCCCCGCAGCATCTGA
- a CDS encoding FkbM family methyltransferase, whose protein sequence is MFYRLSRHSRLHNTMRRIGYALLWRLPEGPLYGVGTRLRRHRLPYRLLRPGATVVQIGAPWDTLRAGRSRAVHFARLVGPMGRVMVLEPDPDSAAALRDFAGRHGLDNLTVLAKGAWSEAGELDFLRDPDHPAANLVEAFYASDRCDRDQFERTRIAVDRLDDVLAAAGIDRVDLLSITTNGSENDILEGMSTYRGRVCYVATIGTLAQYPALARLGFVRLGDDDRGTTFVDPVALAARAAN, encoded by the coding sequence ATGTTCTATCGCCTTTCCCGGCATTCCCGCCTCCACAACACGATGCGCAGGATCGGCTATGCCCTGCTGTGGCGGCTCCCCGAAGGCCCGCTCTACGGCGTCGGGACCAGGCTCCGGCGCCACCGCCTGCCCTACCGTCTGCTGCGGCCCGGTGCGACGGTGGTGCAGATCGGCGCACCGTGGGATACGTTGAGGGCCGGCCGGTCGCGCGCCGTTCATTTCGCCCGTCTGGTCGGGCCAATGGGACGCGTCATGGTGCTGGAACCCGATCCGGACAGCGCGGCGGCTCTGCGCGACTTCGCCGGGCGGCATGGCCTCGACAATCTGACCGTGCTGGCAAAGGGGGCGTGGAGCGAGGCGGGGGAACTCGATTTCCTGCGCGACCCCGACCATCCGGCGGCCAATCTGGTCGAGGCGTTCTATGCCAGCGATCGCTGTGACCGCGACCAATTCGAGCGCACGAGGATCGCCGTCGACCGGCTGGACGACGTTCTGGCGGCCGCCGGGATCGATCGGGTCGACCTCCTGAGCATCACCACCAACGGCTCGGAGAACGACATCCTCGAGGGCATGTCGACCTATCGCGGCAGGGTCTGCTACGTGGCGACAATCGGCACGCTGGCGCAATATCCCGCCCTCGCCCGTCTCGGGTTCGTCCGCCTCGGCGACGACGACCGCGGCACCACCTTCGTCGATCCCGTCGCGCTGGCGGCACGGGCCGCCAACTGA
- a CDS encoding polysaccharide biosynthesis protein yields MHFAPSPLTPKRLAAFTHDLVMTVVAIGLGYYIRFGADAFSYRANEIVTLIAIVLPFVCVIYWAFGLYAGIWRFASIPDLVNIVKAVTAVSVFMVVLDFVSRGAIIVPRTIVFTNWFILMALLGGPRFLYRVYRDRRLLNRTRRASHTAIPVLIAGSGNDAEIIIRSLETNGHDLMRPIGLLSTKQAHVGQRIRNVPVLGHTSDLERVVERLAQHGQIPRRLILTNEALVKERDIEQVISRARKVGLSVERLTHPGLDSVNGDGRLRLAPINIEDLLGRSTRELDYTMIRNLVAGQKVLVTGGGGTIGSELCRQIAGMSCERLMIVENSEFALYAITKDLKRDFPGIPVEGRLCDVRDRRKVADLVERFRPDLVFHAAALKHVPIVEQHVAEGILTNTVGTVNVADATRKVGAKAMVMISTDKAVQPSSVMGATKRAAETYCEALDALGFAASNRVNGDGGRETRFMSVRFGNVLGSSGSVVPLFKEQLEQGGPITVTHPDMKRYFMTIREAVSLVLMASALGLSSRDRISIFVLDMGEPVRIVDLAERMIRLAGFEPGTDIQIEFTGMRDGEKLNEELFDSGEPLKSTEVAGILAAEPRAIVPATFIEEIEVLRQAIETGDESGMLDRLSAIVPEYVPHKPHQLS; encoded by the coding sequence ATGCATTTTGCGCCGAGCCCGCTGACACCGAAGCGCCTGGCCGCCTTCACCCACGACCTGGTCATGACAGTCGTGGCGATCGGCCTCGGCTACTATATCCGGTTCGGGGCCGACGCCTTCTCCTATCGCGCCAACGAGATCGTGACCCTGATCGCGATCGTCCTGCCTTTCGTATGCGTCATCTACTGGGCATTCGGTCTTTATGCCGGGATCTGGCGGTTCGCGTCGATCCCAGACCTCGTGAACATCGTCAAGGCGGTGACCGCCGTATCGGTCTTCATGGTCGTCCTGGACTTCGTCTCCCGCGGCGCCATCATCGTGCCGCGGACCATCGTCTTCACCAATTGGTTCATCCTGATGGCGCTGCTCGGTGGGCCGCGCTTCCTGTATCGGGTCTACCGCGACCGCCGGCTGCTCAACCGGACCCGGAGAGCCTCCCACACGGCGATTCCGGTCCTGATCGCCGGATCGGGCAACGATGCCGAGATCATCATTCGATCGCTGGAAACCAACGGCCATGACCTGATGCGCCCGATCGGCCTGCTGTCGACCAAGCAGGCCCATGTCGGTCAGCGCATTCGCAACGTGCCGGTGCTTGGCCACACCAGCGATCTCGAGCGCGTGGTCGAGCGGCTTGCCCAGCACGGGCAGATTCCGCGCCGGCTGATCCTGACGAACGAAGCGCTGGTGAAGGAGCGGGACATCGAACAGGTGATCTCGCGTGCCAGGAAGGTCGGTCTGAGCGTCGAGCGGCTGACCCATCCGGGCCTCGACAGCGTCAATGGCGACGGCCGCCTGCGGCTCGCCCCGATCAACATCGAGGATCTGCTCGGCCGTTCGACCCGCGAACTCGACTACACGATGATCCGCAACCTCGTCGCCGGCCAGAAGGTGCTGGTGACGGGTGGCGGTGGAACGATCGGCAGCGAGCTGTGCCGGCAGATCGCCGGCATGAGCTGCGAACGGCTGATGATCGTCGAGAACTCAGAGTTCGCCCTGTATGCGATCACCAAGGATCTGAAGCGCGATTTTCCCGGCATCCCTGTCGAGGGACGTCTCTGCGATGTCCGCGATCGCCGGAAGGTCGCCGACCTGGTGGAACGATTCAGACCTGACCTGGTGTTCCATGCCGCGGCGTTGAAGCACGTGCCGATCGTCGAACAGCACGTGGCCGAAGGAATTCTGACGAACACCGTCGGCACGGTGAATGTTGCCGACGCGACCCGGAAGGTCGGGGCCAAGGCGATGGTGATGATCTCGACCGACAAGGCTGTACAGCCGAGTTCGGTGATGGGCGCGACGAAGCGGGCGGCGGAGACCTACTGCGAGGCGCTGGATGCGCTCGGATTTGCCGCAAGCAACCGCGTCAACGGCGATGGCGGCCGTGAGACCCGATTCATGTCGGTCCGGTTCGGCAACGTGCTGGGCTCGAGCGGCTCCGTCGTGCCGCTGTTCAAGGAGCAGCTCGAACAGGGCGGCCCGATCACGGTGACCCATCCGGACATGAAGCGCTACTTCATGACCATCAGGGAGGCGGTCAGCCTCGTCCTGATGGCCTCCGCGCTCGGCCTGTCCTCGCGCGACCGCATCTCCATCTTTGTTCTGGACATGGGCGAGCCGGTGCGGATCGTCGATCTTGCCGAACGGATGATCCGGCTGGCCGGTTTCGAACCGGGAACGGACATCCAGATCGAGTTCACGGGCATGCGCGACGGCGAGAAGCTCAACGAGGAGCTGTTCGATTCCGGCGAACCGCTGAAATCGACCGAAGTCGCTGGCATCCTGGCCGCCGAACCGCGGGCGATCGTTCCGGCGACATTCATCGAGGAGATCGAGGTCCTGCGGCAGGCGATCGAAACAGGCGATGAGTCAGGCATGCTGGACCGGCTGTCTGCGATCGTCCCGGAATACGTACCGCACAAGCCGCATCAGCTTTCCTGA
- the cutA gene encoding divalent-cation tolerance protein CutA, which produces MSDPNDPLRLIYTTFATRYDAERCGRALVERRLAACVNIFPGMTSIYEWQGSLACEDEVAMIVKTRLAVVQAAVEVLQGLHPYDTPAIIVLAPETANHPYSAWVEAQTG; this is translated from the coding sequence ATGAGCGATCCGAACGACCCTCTGAGGCTGATCTATACGACCTTTGCCACACGGTACGACGCGGAACGCTGCGGACGGGCGCTCGTTGAGCGCAGGCTCGCCGCGTGTGTCAACATCTTTCCGGGCATGACGTCGATCTACGAATGGCAGGGCAGTCTCGCCTGCGAGGACGAGGTGGCGATGATCGTCAAGACCCGCCTCGCAGTCGTCCAGGCCGCAGTGGAGGTGCTGCAAGGGCTGCATCCCTACGACACGCCGGCGATCATCGTGCTCGCTCCGGAGACGGCGAACCATCCCTATTCCGCCTGGGTGGAGGCGCAGACAGGCTGA
- a CDS encoding NAD kinase, giving the protein MWQRSYRSASEGRSDRSWPFPALAYVRRPVYCAHVTAETAMHTPETARPRFRTIAFLSSPITEADTARRRLEARYGGVDPDTAEVIVALGGDGFMLQVLHRFMNTGKPIYGMNRGSVGFLMNEFSEDGLIERLNEAAVAVVHPLVMTATDSEGRVHEALALNEVSLLRQTYQAAKLRVLIDGKVRLEELVCDGLLVATPAGSTAYNLSAHGPIIPINAPLLALTPISPFRPRRWRGALLPNEATIEIEILEADKRPVNAVADHVEIRSVRRVSVRESKDCEAIMLFDPGHNLDERILAEQFGY; this is encoded by the coding sequence GTGTGGCAAAGGTCGTATAGATCAGCCTCAGAGGGTCGTTCGGATCGCTCATGGCCTTTCCCTGCATTGGCATATGTCCGCCGCCCGGTATATTGCGCCCACGTCACAGCGGAAACCGCCATGCATACGCCCGAGACCGCGCGGCCGAGATTCCGGACCATCGCATTCCTGTCCAGTCCGATTACCGAAGCCGACACCGCGCGCCGGCGCCTCGAGGCCCGCTACGGTGGCGTCGATCCGGATACGGCCGAGGTGATCGTCGCGCTGGGCGGCGATGGCTTCATGCTTCAGGTGCTGCACCGGTTCATGAACACCGGCAAGCCGATTTACGGCATGAACAGGGGGTCCGTCGGATTCCTGATGAACGAATTCTCGGAGGACGGCCTGATCGAGCGCCTGAATGAGGCAGCGGTGGCCGTCGTCCATCCCCTGGTCATGACGGCGACCGACAGCGAGGGCCGGGTTCACGAAGCGCTCGCGCTCAACGAGGTATCGCTGCTGCGCCAGACCTATCAGGCCGCGAAGCTCAGGGTCCTCATAGACGGCAAGGTCCGGCTCGAGGAGCTGGTTTGCGACGGTCTGCTCGTCGCCACGCCGGCGGGCTCGACTGCCTACAACCTGTCCGCCCACGGACCGATCATTCCGATCAATGCGCCACTGCTGGCGCTGACTCCGATCAGCCCGTTCCGTCCTCGCCGTTGGCGGGGCGCCCTGCTGCCGAACGAGGCGACCATCGAGATCGAGATCCTCGAGGCCGACAAGCGCCCGGTCAACGCCGTGGCGGATCATGTCGAGATCCGGTCGGTACGCCGCGTCAGTGTGCGCGAATCGAAGGATTGCGAAGCCATCATGCTGTTCGATCCAGGCCACAATCTCGACGAGCGGATACTGGCCGAGCAATTCGGCTACTAG
- a CDS encoding DUF2336 domain-containing protein yields the protein MLVRRFLDRLAMSEPSQRAEIVRALVRVYLEVPLDAENRSAAATALLAVLDDPAPRVRRAMAEALASSPDAPRPLIRGLAEDLPDISTIVLRRSPLLSEVELVDYAGGGCERKRVAIASRDDVGVGLAAALIEVSGPEACLALLANPRAAITASSLGRLVERHGSSARIREALLARPELPATLRQRLIDGLAQVLADLVIARDWLSPQQANRVIADARDRAVVDLAASCRDTHRRRLIEMLAVEGRLTATLMIRALATGHRGFVEDALSHLARTPVSRVVALMQDNGAGFCALYRKSGLAPAALPVIRAMIEVLRDQTDDGTELGRARMGRTMLERVLTALGHDSFTPAEIDEFAALLWRLATDAAREEARMQSGGYFQAA from the coding sequence ATGCTCGTCAGACGTTTCCTCGACAGGCTTGCGATGTCGGAACCGTCCCAGCGGGCAGAAATCGTCCGGGCTCTCGTCCGTGTCTATCTCGAGGTTCCGCTCGACGCGGAGAACCGTTCGGCCGCTGCGACGGCGCTGCTGGCTGTACTCGATGATCCCGCGCCACGTGTCCGCCGTGCGATGGCGGAAGCCCTCGCATCCAGTCCGGACGCGCCGCGTCCCCTGATCCGCGGTCTGGCCGAGGATCTCCCTGACATCTCGACGATCGTGCTGCGCCGGTCCCCGCTGCTGAGCGAGGTGGAACTCGTCGACTATGCCGGCGGCGGCTGCGAACGCAAGCGCGTCGCGATCGCCAGCCGCGACGATGTCGGCGTCGGGTTGGCCGCAGCTCTCATCGAGGTGTCCGGTCCGGAGGCCTGCCTCGCGCTGCTCGCCAATCCGCGGGCCGCGATAACCGCGTCCTCGCTGGGCCGCCTCGTCGAACGGCATGGCAGCAGCGCGCGGATTCGCGAGGCCCTGCTCGCCCGACCGGAGCTCCCAGCGACGCTTCGCCAGAGGCTGATCGACGGCTTGGCGCAGGTTCTTGCCGATCTGGTCATCGCGCGCGACTGGCTGTCGCCGCAGCAGGCGAACAGGGTGATCGCCGACGCCCGGGATCGCGCGGTCGTCGATCTGGCCGCCAGTTGTCGCGATACGCATCGTCGAAGGCTGATCGAGATGCTGGCCGTCGAGGGGCGCCTCACTGCGACCCTGATGATCCGCGCACTCGCCACCGGTCACCGCGGCTTCGTGGAGGATGCGCTGAGCCATTTGGCCCGGACGCCTGTCTCGCGCGTCGTGGCGCTGATGCAGGACAATGGCGCCGGCTTCTGTGCGCTGTATCGCAAGTCGGGGCTTGCACCGGCGGCACTGCCGGTGATCCGCGCGATGATCGAGGTGCTGCGCGACCAGACGGATGACGGGACCGAACTGGGACGCGCCAGGATGGGACGGACGATGCTCGAGCGGGTGCTGACGGCCCTCGGCCATGACAGCTTCACCCCCGCCGAGATCGACGAGTTCGCAGCGCTGCTCTGGCGTCTGGCAACCGACGCGGCGCGCGAGGAAGCGCGGATGCAATCGGGCGGGTATTTCCAGGCGGCCTGA